GCTATATTTATCAATGGGAATTCACAACAAAAACGAGCCCAAAATGGCAAAGGCTGATCAAATGTGCAGAAGTAGCGATTACATGAAATTGTGCAATCTTTTAGTGCCTTTTCCACTGCTGGAGTACTAAAAGAACTCATTGCGTAGTTAATATCCATTAGGTGGTGCCAAGTGCCTTCTCAGCCCCGGCCCACCACCACTGAGGCCCTTAAGGTCAACATGCAGTGCAAGGACAAGGAATTGGAAGGGGGTGGCTACCCCCTCCTGTCTCCCCTGTTCACATGCCTGTGGGTAATCCTaaataaatacagtgaaacctcgttaatacgtaacTGCCGGGAACgtggcataactacgcactaaacgatagtacgcattaaacaccaagtacaaattttcatctcctagcgtacgccatcgccgccagcaaataaatagagtgctacagcaaatattgcctaaagtacccaccgcaaagcctttcctttctttttgccaaagtggagaaaagatcctagCACACtggcacgaccgcccgatagcgcgtagtggcgacgccgaagagcatttcgaaactattgcagggtccaggatacgcggtcaacgcagtgaccgatgTAGCggcagaacggacagtgtctgctttccgcggtatatgtgcgtgcgtctaaccgtgatctgctactaaacgaaaactgacacagttccagtgaaacgcggtacggccgcgtggagccgatcgtctcccagctagttgcgtgcagcgcatcgcctactcggctcacgccgtcactaccgggccgcttgctgtgccgcacgcgtgCATTTATCGTGGGGATGTTGTTCGTACctacttcgctccagatcgtgcacagatgagGCGAGTaacttgttcggttaacgcagcgatgacgagcttcatgcaagcgatgcgcactccgcgatgctctagcgatcctggcagcggacggaggcgtgttgggtggtcgcctaataaaagcgtgcagtatggttacaaccgcgctaggcttgctgtattgtacacgtgcgtttagtgtgctagcgtcaatgcagcgaggtttctcggcgcccgcgacccgcaacgctaactacacAACAGcaatctgctttcgcttctacaaagcggtgcacgcctgatgacggcttagtaacgtttgctgtcgggctagttggtacatggctgaagttcttcatCCCTGCCCAAGCacttgtgccattaattcaacttcagccttgaagacggccgcgcacaacaaagcggcagcgatcggcggcccagcgcgttcaggttgtcgcctaataaaaatgtgcagtaggcttaaaaagtagcgctgcgccgcatgtgtgcccgagcagatagctgaagatacttattgtgataaggctgttggcgataagtcatgtcggcgcgttcgtcggtggccgccacctcgccttcattctttcccgatgcttacctgcaaaggcgtcgccgcaatcgcgcgggagtcggaatcggggatcgactgatctgcgcacttctcaaaaaggcggaagacctttggcggcacattctggcgtcgggaagttgaacggcgcagtaaaattttatggcacaaaaagttatcgcggtacgcagggtacgcactaaccggtaggcatagggtgAACCACTACGGCtaaagcggtcagcgaatgcattgggctctatgggactcggtcagGGATTCGTCGCATCTACGtcttaaccgttagtacgtttaaagtgggtacgtattaacgaggtttgactgtatgtgATGATTTAGTTGCTATTAAGTACTGAATAACtagaccagtggttctcagccatggctGTTTCAAGGACCGCTTGCGGACCGGCGGAAGTGATGGGGGaacccttgcagtgagagaaaggggaggggatCTTAAATGAACagaacatgcagcgtgaaataggtttTCTCTTGCAAAGAATGGTGCCTcgtcaattcgatctcaacagcttgccaATATGTTGTGCGGTCTGCAACCATATtaaacctgtttctagctatgtttgctcttcaaattaGCAAGCCTATAAAAAGCACGCTGGTGTGCTTATGTcacagaaaactgcaacaaaaactAGCCATCTCATGAAGAAGGAGAAAcgtaagtcagctccgccgcaatgcagcATTGTTATGCGGTGGAGCGTATCAAAAATCGGAAGGGGCCCCTGTCACGGGAcgtagtgtgcctccaaaaaacgcaTTTTATGTTTTTAAAGGATGGGTTTTGCGGACCCCCAAGAATGGCTTCGGGGACCTTTTAGGGTCCGCGGACCCCCTTTTGAGAAACACTGAACTAGACTATAAGCAGTAAGGCAACAATGAATGCAGTTCATAGAAAAGAACTCCATTTTCTCACGATTCTTCAGCCTTTGTTACCCTTTATTAAGGTATCATGTGAACAGTACACACGCTTCACTGGTTTCTTTTCACAGAAAAAAGTTGATGAGGTGGCTGCAAGGACTGTGCCAGCAGCAGACGCTACATCCTGCTCGCAGCGCCAGAATGAAGGCTCTGAGCCATCCAGTGGCCGTGGCTCAGTTCGTGACTACTCTCACCGTGAGGCACCAGCTTCTGACAGACCAACACCACTAACTGCAAGAGGCCCGCGCCGTGCTTCAACACCACTCTCTGTCCCTCGCATGCAACACCCTGCATATGGAAGCTACCCCATGCCTTACTTTGGCTATCCACTGGCTTTTCCACAGTGGGGTCAGCCCCTGGCGTACCATTTTCCATCGCAGCCATTCTTTTCATCACGCGGCACCACAGCCATAACAAATGTGCCAATTCAAAGCTTTCCTGGCTTGCCGGGACAGGTGAGAACACTCACTTGTGCTACTTTGGCCATATAATTCGAGGTGGTGGGAATTCGTTGAAAAAGTGCTCTCGTTTAATTATTTTGGCATGGAAGTGGGGAAGAAGGTTTGGTTTTGTAGACTTTTGGAATATAGGGTGCAGTTGTTGTGCACCTAATTCTTAGAAATAGCCTTCAGCTACAAAAAAACATATCAATTTGAAATGTGTTTTCATAGCCAAACACCTTGCCATGGAGCTGTTCTTGTTTGATACTATTCTACACAACTGAGTGACGTCCTGTATAGATGCAAGGCTTGTTTTAATTATACTATCAACATAAAAATAAACATGAACAAAGAGTAAGTGATTAGAATTGCCTGTTAGGCATAATTATACATAGGAGTCAGATGTAGAATTGTTCTGTAGCTGGCCTCTAAACATGGAGTAGCACCAAATGTATGCTTGGAGATTTAATTAAGCCACTGCTGCAAATGCAGGTGAACTTGAAAACAGAACCACACATTGAAACAGTTTTTGAAATTTTGGGTATTTTCAATCGGGGGTGCATGCTGCTGTGATGTAGTGAGCAGTATTCTTGACTGCTACATCTTCAGTCTGCGTAACGTCAAGACAGACTAATTTTGAGATTGTGCTGGTATGCACTCGTGGCATGCACATGTGAAGCAAAGTACAGTTTAAAACTTCTtttccgtctttctcttctttgcCTCAGGTTGCACATGATGTTAGCCACCCGCTTCCATCTACCTTGTTTGCCAGCAGTGCTCCATCTCACTTTGCAACTGGGGATGTGGGCCAAATGTTGGCCTTTGGTCACAGGGCAGAACCACAAGCTCCAGCCCCTGCACCTGCACCAGCCCCTGCACCAGACCCTGTACCAGCCCCTGCATCAGCCTTTGCATCAACCCCTGCACCAGCCCCTGCACCAGCCCCTGCACCAGCCCCTGCACCAGCCCCTGCACCAGCCTTTGCATCAGCCTTTGTACTAGCCCCTGCACCAGCCCCCGCACCAGCCCCCGCACCAGCCCCTGTACCAGAGTACAAGAAACCATCAATGCCAGCAGTGTCCATACATCCTGATGCTGCAGCAGTGCCAGCTATGGCATCGCATGCTCCTCGCACTTTTGAGTTTCATGCACCGGCAGGTACCACCAGTGCCGTGCCCGCATGGGGAGGGGGGGATGGTTTCTCACAGGCTGTGCCTCCATCTCTTCTCACCACTGCTTTCACTACTGCAAGTAAAGCGGCTGCTTCCTGCCAGGCTGGTTGTGCACCTCTGCCCATAGCCCGAGAAACAGCAGCAGCATTAACCTCTGCTCCAGAAGAACAGGCCCTGTCCAATGCTGCTGTTGACACAGGAACAGAAAGAGGGAACCAGAGAATATTGGTAACTTTTTATTTTTCTCAATGCAGCATGGTCACACACTCTTTGAACCAAAGTTGAATGCAAGCTTAATACCTGTGATGTTTTATCTTGCAACACTTCTGTCCTGTAGTTCTCGACAAACCTTGGAATACTCGTCAGGCTTAGCTATCTGTCTTGCAGTTTAACTGAAGAGCTCTTCATAGTTTAGTTCTTTTAGTACTGAGTTGTAAAatattttcctctctttctttccagtCCACGTGTGCGATGTCAATAAACATCAGCTGTCCACCTCGGTCTACATTGTCTGCCGGCAGTGCACCGTTTCACTTGGCAAGTGTGAATATGGGCCAAACGTTAGCCTTTGGTCACAGCGCAGAGCCACAAGCTCCAGCCCCTGCACCAACCCCTGCACCAAGATACAAGAAGCCATCAATGCCAGCTGTGTCCATGCATCATGATGCTGCAGCAGTGCCAGCTACAGCATTGCATGCTCCTCGCACTTTTGAGTTTCATGTGCCGGCAAGCACCATCAGTACCTTGCCCACATGGGGCAGGGGGGGTTGTTTTCAGGATGGCTTCCTTCCGGCTGTGCCTCCATATTCTCCGACCACTGCTTTCGCTGCTCCAAGTAAAGCGGCTGCATCCTGCCAGGCTGGTTGTGCACCTCAGCCAGCAGCCCAGGAAACACCAGCAGCATTAACCTCTGCTCCAGAAGAACAGGCACTGTCCACTGCTGTTGACACAGGAACAGAAAGAGGGAACCAGAGATTATTGGTAACCTTTCGTTTTTCTTGATGCAGCATGGTCACACAATCTTTGAACCAATGTTGAATGCAAGTTTAATGCATGTAATGTTTCTTCCTTTCAACATTTGTGTCCTATACTTTTCAACAAACCTCATAGTATTATTCTGTATATCTGTCTTGCTGTTTAAGTGAGAAGCTCACAACAGTTTAGTTCTTATGGTACTGGGTTATAAAGTAttccctcttttctttttctttccagtcCGCGCATGCAATGTCATTAGACATCAACCATCTGCCTCCGTCGACACTCTCTGCCAGCAGTGGACCATTTCACTTGGCAAGTGGGGATGTCGTACAAGTGTCTACTAGGCACCATACAGAGCCACAGCTCTCAGCGATTCCTACAGTGGTGCTACCAAATTCAGTGTGTCCTCCACATCGCCACTCTGTTCCTTGGCAAACAACCCCAAACAGCATGGGTGCAGATAACAGCAATACCTCTCCTGTGAGCACACTGACTACTTATGCAGTGAGCAACATGGCTGCTGCACTTTCAGCCTCTGCATCATGCTTCAGTACAACAAGAACTGTGCTGTTGCCCTCTTTTCTCGAGTCCAGAGCAGCCACAACTGCAACTACAGCACAATTCGGTTTGCCAATGCCTGCATCCAGGACATCAGTAGTTGCAGTCACTGAGTTGCCAACATCAGCATCAAGGTTTAGTGCCACCGAAATGTTTCTGGCATCCTCAGTCTCTGGACCCACAACAGACGCCAAGGCGCCTACTCAGTCATTACACTTTCAATTAGTTACATGCAGTGCTGAAACGTTCATGACAACTTCCTTGTCATCGCAAACAACCTCTTTGTTTGGATCCAAAGTAGCCACTACAGGAACACCAACACTATCATTTGGCTCAGCATTGGCTGCGTCTACTGCATCAGTAACTAATGTTACTGAGTTGCCAATACCAATATCAAGCATCAGCTCCTCCAAAATGGTGTTGGCACCTTCTGTTTTTAGACCCACAACAGACACCAAGGCAATGTCTACATTAGACTTGTCATTATATGCACCTAGTGCATCAAATGTTGAGGCAACCTCATTGTATGGATTCAAGACAGTTACCACAGCAGCAACATCACTATCATTTGGTTCACCAGTGGCTGCGTCCGCTGCATCAACAACTGAATTTCCTGAGTTGCGAATACCAGCATCAACATTCATCACACCCAGAATGGTGTTGTCACCTTCCATTTTTAGACCCCCAACAGACACTAAGGGGACACTTAACAAGCACACATTGCCATCAGCATCCTTCTTTGGATCCAGAACAGTGTCCACCGCAACACTGCCATTACCATCATCTAGTGCAGCAACTGCTATGGCAATGTCACAGTCTTCAGCAACTTTGTTTGGATCCAAAACAATGTCCACAGCAACACCAGCAGTGTCATTTGGTTCAGTTGTAGTTGTGTCTACTGCATCAGAAGTTACTGAGTTGCCAGTACCAACACAAAGCTTCGACAATCTTGAAATTGGGCTCGCATCTTCTGTTAGACCTACAGAAGACACCAAGGGGACATCTACAGAAGACTTGCAATTATCTTCATCTAGTGCAGCAACTGTTATGGCAACATCATTGCCTTCAGCGCGCTACTTGTTTGGATCAAAAAGAGTGTCCACAGCAACACCAGCAGTATCATTTGGATCAGCAGCAGCTGTCTCCACTGCTTCAGCAGTTTCTGATTTGCCAACAGCAACATCAAGATTCTGGGCCCCTAAAATGGGAATGGCACCTTCTGTTAGACCCACTACAGACACCAAGGGGACATCTACAGAAGACATGCCATTACCTTCATCTAGTGCATCAACTGTTATGGCAACATCGTGGTCTTCAGCACCCTTCATGCTTGGATCCAAAACAGTGTCTACAGCAACACCAGCAGTGTCATTTGGTTCAGTAGTAGCTGTGACTACTGCATCAGAAGTTACCGAGTTGCCAGTACCAACATCAAGCTTCAGCACTTCTAAAATGGGGCTGGCATCTTCTGTTAAACCCACAAGAGACACCAAGGGGACATCTACAGAAGACTTGCTATTATCTTCATCTAGTGCAGCAACTGTTACAACAACATCATTGCCTTCAGCACCCTACTTGTACGGATCAAAAAGAGTGTCCACAGCAACACCAGCAGTACCGATTGGATCAGCAGTAACTGTCTCCACTGCTTCAGTAGTTTCTGATTTGCCAACAGCAACATCAAGCTTCAGTGCCCCTAAAATGGGACTGGCGCCTCCTGTTAGACCCACAGACACCAAGGGGACATCTACAGAAGACATGCCATTACCTTCATCTAGTGCATCAACTGTTATGGCAACATCGTGGTCTTCAGCACCCTTCATGCTTGGGTCCAAAATAGTGTCTACAGCAACACCAGCAGTGTCATTTGGTTCAGCAGGAGTTGTGACTACTGCATCAGAAGTTACCGAGCTACCAGTACCAACATCAAGCTTCAGCACTTCTAAAATGGGGCTGGCATCTTCTGTTAGACCCACAAGAGACACCAAGGGGACATCTACAGAAGACTTGGCCTTACCTTCATCTAGTGCAGAAACTGCTATGGCAACATCATTGCCTTCAGCACCTTACTTGTTTGGATCCAAAAGTTTGTCTACAGCAACACCAACAGTACCATTTGGATCAGCAGTAGCTGCCTCCACTGCTTCAATAGTTTCTGATTTGCCAACAGCAACATCAAGCTTCAGCACCCCTAAAACGGGACTGGCACCTTCTGTTACACCCACTACGGACCCACTACGGACAGCAACACCAGCAGTGTCATTTGGTTCGTCTGTAGCTGTGTCTACTGGATCAGAAATTACTGAGTTGACAGTACCAACATCAAGCTTCAGCACCCCTAAAATGGGCCTGAAAGCATCAACTGGCTTGGAGACAGCAACATGTCAGCCACCATTGCCCAGCTCAGTTGAAGGCTCCTCACCTTTGTCCTCCAGTGAGAAGAATGTTACAGAAGCAATACCATCTGATAATGCCTTGAATTCAATATCATCCAGCATGCTTTCTGGAGCATACCCACAGCCACACCTTCCCAGACAAAAGGTGTCAGCTGGCACAGACACAGCATCATGCCAGTCATCCCAAGTTGCAGGTTCTTTGCCCTTCTCCTCATATGAGAAGAATGGTATGAAAGAAGTGGTACGAGCTGCAGATGGCCTGTCTTCCATTTCTTTCAGCAATGATGGTTATGCATGCAAACTTTCCTGTGCAAACCCAGACCAAGAGATTCCAAGAGGAAAAGCATTAACTGGATCAGACATAGCAACATATCAATCACCATTTCCCAGCCCAGTCAGAGACTCCTCATCTTTCTTGTTATTTAATGGTATAAAAGAAGCAGTATCAGCTGCAGATAGATCAACATCGATTTCATCTAGCATTGATGATGTCAGCATGCTTTCCAGTATGCAGCCAGAGCAAGAACTTACAAGAGAAAAAGTGTTGGCTGGCCTAGACACAGCAGCATGTCAGTCACCACTGACCAGCCCTGTGACAGACTCCTCACCTTCCTCCTCAACTGAGAAGAATGGTAAGGAAGAAGCAATATCAGCTGTAAATGGCCCGGCTTCGATTTCATCCAGCAACGATGATGATGACAAGCTTTCCAGTATGCAGCCAGAGCGAGAAGTTCCAAGAGAAAAAGTGTTGACTGGCCTAGACACAGCAGCATTGCAACCACCACTGACCAGCCCTGTGACAGACCCCTCACCTTCCTCCTCAACTGAGAAGAATGGTAAGGAAGAAGCAATATCAGCTATAAATGGCCCGGCTTCGATTTCATCCAGCAACGATGATGATGACAAGCTTTCCAGTATGCAGCCAGAGCGAGAAGTTCCAAGAGAAAAAGTGTTGACTGGCCTAGACACAGCAGCATGTCAACCACCACTGACCAGCCCTGTGACAGACTCCTCACCTTCCTCCTCAATTGAAAAGAATGGTGAAGAAGAAGCAATATCAGCTGTAAATGGCCCGGCTTCGATTTCATCCAGCAATGATGATAGTGACAAGCTTTCCAGTGCGCAGCCAGAGCGAGAAGTTCCAAGAGAAAAAGTGTTGACTGGCCTAGACACAGCAGCATGTCAACCACCACTGACCAGCCCTGTGACAGACTCCTCACCTTCCTCCTCAATTGAAAAGAATGGTGAAGAAGAAGCAATATCAGCTGTAAATGGCCCGGCTTCGATTTCATCCAGCAATGATGATAGTGACAAGCTTTCCAGTGCGCAGCCAGAGCGAGAAGTTCCAAGAGAAAAAGTGTTGACTGGCCTAGACACAGCAGCATTGCAACCACCACTGACCAGCCCTGTGACAGACCCCTCACCTTCCTCCTCAACTGAGAAGAATGGTGAGGAAGAAGCAATATCAGCTGTAAATGGCCCGACTTCAATTTCATCCAGCAATAATGATGGTGACAAGCTTTCCAGTACGCAGCCAGAGCGAGAAGTTCCAAGAGAAAAAGTGTTGACTGGCCTAGACACAGCAGCATTGCAACCACCACTGACCAGCCCTGTGACAGACCCCTCACCTTCCTCCTCGACTGAGAAGAATGGTAAGGAAGAAGCAATATCAGCTGTAATTGGCCCGACTTCAATTTCATCCAGCAATGATGATGGTGACAAGCTTTCCAGTATGCAGCCGGAGCAAGAAGTTCCAAGAGAAAAAGTGTTGGCTGGCCTAGACACAGCAGCATATCAGCCATCACTGATCAGCCCAGCCACAGACTCCTTACCTTTCTCCTCGACTGAGAAGAATGGTAAGGAAGAAGCAATATCAGCTGTAATTGGCCCGACTTCAATTTCATCCAGCAATGATGATGGTGACAAGCTTTCCAGTATGCAGCCGGAGCAAGAAGTTCCAAGAGAAAAAGTGTTGACTGGCCTAGACACAGCAGCATTGCAACCACCACTGACCAGCCCTGTGACAGACCCCTCACCTTCCTCCTCGACTGAGAAGAATGGTAAGGAAGAAGCAATATCAGCTGTAAATGGCCCGACTTCAATTTCATCCAGCAATGATGATGGTGACAAGCTTTCCAGTATGCAGCCGGAGCAAGAAGTTCCAAGAGAAAAAGTGTTGGCTGGCCTAGACACAGCAGCATATCAGCCATCACTGATCAGCCCAGCCACAGACTCCTTACCTTTCTCCTCAATCGAGAAGAATGGTGAAGGAGAAGCAGTATCAGCTGTAGATGGCCCGACTTCGATTTCATCCAGCAATGATGATAGTGACAAGCTTTCCAGTGCGCAGCCAGAGCGAGAAGTTCCAAGAGAAAAAGTGTTGACTGGCCTAGACAAAGCAGCATGTCAACCACCACTGACCAGCCCTGTGACAGACTCCTCACCTTCCTCCTCAGTTGAAAATAATGGTGAAGAAGAAACAATATCAGCTGTAAATGGCCCGGCTTCGATTTCATCCAGCAATGATGATAGTGACAAGCTTTCCAGTGCGCAGCCAGAGCGAGAAGTTCCAAGAGAAAAAGTGTTGACTGGCCTAGACACAGCAGCATGTCAACCACCACTGACCAGCCATGTGACAGACTCCTCACCTTTCTCCTCAACTGAGAAGAATGTTAAGGTAGAAGCAATATCAGCTGTAAATGGCCCTACTTCGATTTCATCTAGCAATGATGATAGTGACAAGCTTTCCAGTGCGCAGCCAGAGCGAGAAGTTCCAAGAGAAAAAGTGTTGACTGGCCTAGACACAGCAGCATGTCAACCACCACTGACCAGCCATGTGACAGACTCCTCACCTTTCTCCTCAACTGAGAAGAATGTTAAGGTAGAAGCAATATCAGCTGTAAATGGCCCTACTTCGATTTCATCTAGCAATGATGATGTTGACAAGCTTTCCAGTATGCAGCCGGAGCAAGAAGTTCCAAGAGAAAAAGTGTTGGCTGGCCTAGACACAGCAGCATATCAGCCATCACTGATCAGCCCAGCCACGGACTCCTTACCTTTCTCCTCAATCGAGAAGAATGGTGAAGGAGAAGCAGTATCAGCTGTAGATGGCCCGACTTCGATTTCATCCAGCAATGATGAT
Above is a window of Rhipicephalus sanguineus isolate Rsan-2018 chromosome 3, BIME_Rsan_1.4, whole genome shotgun sequence DNA encoding:
- the LOC119385103 gene encoding RNA-binding protein 33-like, translated to MCQFKAFLACRDRLHMMLATRFHLPCLPAVLHLTLQLGMWAKCWPLVTGQNHKLQPLHLHQPLHQTLYQPLHQPLHQPLHQPLHQPLHQPLHQPLHQPLHQPLY